One window of the Marmota flaviventris isolate mMarFla1 chromosome 2, mMarFla1.hap1, whole genome shotgun sequence genome contains the following:
- the LOC114087893 gene encoding olfactory receptor 11G2-like, whose product MNGSNQEYTLSVTHFILMGFPSSPEMQFLYFGLFSMTYTLTLMGNAAIACAVRGDQRLHIPMYTLLGNFSLLEICYVTSTVPNMLANFLSTSKSISFVSCFAQFYFFSFGCDEGFFLCFMAFDRYLAICRPLHYPRIMTRQLCTGLIIFGWSCGFILFITPVVLISQLPYCGPNIINHFMCDPVPLMMLSCSEDSTTQFIYSAFNAFFMIGTFLFILCSYALVILAVVRMPSAASKRKAFSTCASHLAVVVLFFGSIMVMYVSPGSRHPVEVQKIITLFYSVITPLCNPLIYSLRNKEMKSALRKVFGTEILLIKHHS is encoded by the coding sequence ATGAACGGGTCCAACCAAGAATACACACTCTCTGTTacccacttcatcctcatgggCTTTCCCTCCAGCCCAGAAATGCAGTTCCTCTACTTTGGGCTCTTCTCCATGACCTACACTCTGACCCTGATGGGGAACGCAGCCATTGCCTGTGCTGTGAGGGGAGACCAGCGCCTTCACATCCCCATGTACACCCTTCTGGGCAATTTCTCTCTCCTGGAAATATGCTATGTCACCTCCACCGTCCCCAACATGTTGGCCAACTTCCTCTCCACAAGCAAGTCCATCTCTTTTGTGAGTTGTTTTGCACAATTCTACTTCTTCTCCTTTGGTTGTGATGAGGGCTTCTTCCTTTGCTTCATGGCCTTTGACAGGTACCTTGCCATCTGTCGTCCTCTGCATTACCCACGCATCATGACCAGACAGCTGTGCACTGGCCTCATCATCTTTGGATGGTCATGTGGGTTCATCCTCTTCATAACCCCAGTTGTTCTCATTTCACAGTTACCCTATTGTGGTCCAAATATCATCAACCATTTTATGTGTGATCCTGTCCCACTGATGATGCTGTCCTGTTCTGAAGACTCCACCACCCAGTTCATTTACTCTGCCTTCAATGCTTTCTTCATGATTGGcacttttctcttcattctttgttCTTATGCTCTGGTGATTCTAGCTGTGGTCAGGATGCCCTCAGCAGCGAGCAAACGCAAGGCTTTCTCTACTTGTGCTTCTCATCTAGCTGTGGTGGTCCTGTTTTTTGGCTCTATTATGGTAATGTATGTTAGCCCTGGATCCAGACACCCAGTGGAAGTGCAAAAAATCATTACCTTATTTTATTCTGTGATAACACCCCTCTGTAATCCTCTAATTTatagcctgaggaacaaggaaaTGAAATCTGCCCTCAGAAAAGTCTTTGGGACTGAAATATTGCTCATAAAACATCATAGCTAA